One Bremerella sp. JC817 genomic window carries:
- a CDS encoding ATPase, T2SS/T4P/T4SS family encodes MAVRRLGQILVDLGFISDEQLDLLLEEQEAQAEHQPLGKIAEDMNLITDDQLAQALAEQLHMQVISLDDVSIAPDLLRRITEPMAQLYKVIPVSYEEDMNRLTIATCEPQNLSTQDELRQFLGYDIKMVVATERDIQKTLDRYYSEDSESFEGLVRDLEGDNDLAKAAAALEGDGPIDITDAEALADSAPVRKLLNMVLLMAIKDHASDIHFEPFEEEFRIRIKADGVLFEMVPPPRHLAFAITTRIKVMANLDIAERRLPQDGRIELTVGGHPVDLRVSVLPTMFGESVVMRLLDRSVVSLNIEKVGMGEDTLKEFRQVMHKPNGIVLVTGPTGSGKTTTLYSALSELNVITEKLITTEDPVEYDIDGIIQIPIDPDLGNTFANCLRAILRQDPDVILVGEIRDLETGEIAIQASLTGHLVFSTLHTNDAPSTITRLKDMGIPTFMITATVEAILAQRLVRRVCSQCRQEHEPSKDAIFLLSMKEEELAGRKFFKGTGCENCNGTGYKGRIGIFELMIMNDNLREMIMRNTSTDELRDEAKKYGMTPLRDAGLALAFDGLTTLDEILRETVVD; translated from the coding sequence ATGGCAGTTCGCCGACTTGGACAAATTCTGGTCGACCTTGGCTTCATCAGCGACGAGCAGTTGGACCTGTTGCTGGAAGAACAAGAAGCTCAGGCGGAACACCAGCCGCTCGGCAAGATCGCCGAGGATATGAACCTGATCACCGACGATCAGCTGGCTCAGGCTTTGGCCGAACAGCTGCACATGCAGGTGATCAGCCTGGACGACGTCTCGATTGCCCCAGACCTGCTGCGTCGCATCACCGAACCGATGGCGCAGTTGTACAAGGTGATTCCGGTCTCTTACGAAGAAGACATGAATCGCCTGACCATCGCGACCTGCGAGCCACAGAACCTGTCGACCCAGGACGAACTTCGTCAGTTTTTGGGTTACGACATCAAGATGGTGGTCGCGACCGAGCGGGACATTCAAAAGACGCTCGATCGATACTACTCAGAAGACTCCGAGAGCTTCGAGGGTCTTGTCCGTGACTTGGAAGGTGACAACGACCTCGCCAAGGCAGCCGCTGCTCTGGAAGGGGACGGCCCGATCGATATTACCGACGCTGAGGCCCTTGCCGATAGCGCCCCTGTTCGCAAGCTGCTGAACATGGTGCTGCTGATGGCGATTAAGGACCACGCGAGCGATATTCACTTCGAACCATTTGAAGAAGAGTTCCGCATCCGTATCAAAGCGGACGGCGTGCTCTTTGAAATGGTTCCTCCGCCACGCCACCTGGCGTTCGCGATTACGACTCGTATCAAGGTGATGGCGAACCTCGACATCGCCGAGCGTCGTTTGCCGCAGGACGGTCGTATTGAATTGACAGTGGGTGGTCATCCGGTCGACTTGCGCGTGAGCGTGTTGCCAACCATGTTCGGTGAAAGCGTCGTGATGCGACTTCTCGACCGCAGCGTGGTCTCGCTGAACATCGAGAAGGTCGGCATGGGCGAAGACACACTCAAAGAGTTCCGCCAGGTGATGCACAAGCCGAACGGTATCGTCCTGGTGACCGGGCCGACCGGTTCCGGCAAGACGACAACCCTTTACTCGGCCCTCAGCGAACTGAACGTGATCACTGAAAAGCTGATCACCACTGAAGACCCGGTCGAATACGACATTGACGGCATCATCCAAATTCCGATCGATCCCGACCTGGGCAACACGTTTGCGAACTGTCTGCGGGCCATCCTGCGACAAGACCCCGACGTGATCCTGGTGGGTGAGATTCGAGACCTGGAAACGGGCGAAATCGCGATTCAAGCGTCGCTCACGGGTCACTTGGTGTTCAGCACGCTGCACACCAACGACGCACCTTCCACCATCACGCGTTTGAAGGACATGGGCATTCCGACGTTTATGATCACCGCGACGGTGGAAGCCATTTTGGCTCAGCGTCTGGTGCGTCGCGTTTGTAGCCAATGTCGCCAGGAACACGAACCATCCAAAGACGCGATCTTCCTTCTGAGCATGAAGGAAGAAGAGCTTGCCGGCCGTAAGTTCTTCAAAGGAACCGGCTGCGAGAACTGCAACGGTACCGGCTACAAAGGCCGTATCGGCATTTTTGAATTGATGATCATGAACGACAACCTGCGGGAAATGATCATGCGAAATACCTCGACCGACGAACTGCGGGACGAAGCCAAGAAGTACGGCATGACTCCCCTTCGCGATGCCGGCCTGGCGTTGGCGTTCGACGGCCTGACAACCCTGGACGAAATTCTTCGCGAAACGGTTGTCGACTAA